A stretch of Aedes aegypti strain LVP_AGWG chromosome 2, AaegL5.0 Primary Assembly, whole genome shotgun sequence DNA encodes these proteins:
- the LOC5578233 gene encoding uncharacterized protein LOC5578233: MSSKALFLVAFVVASLILVATANDDELKLTEIESPEFKKPAKVSSLGELEGPDPDKPEGPIQNRPKPKDPKPEAGLSESHAEVHESNTDVETEQQHVETPQ, encoded by the exons ATGTCATCCAAGGCGCTTTTCCTCGTAGCATTTGTGGTTGCATCCCTAATTCTAGTCGCGACAGCAAACGACGACGAACTCAAACTGACGGAAATCGAAAGTCCCGAGTTCAAAAAACCAGCAAAAGTTAGCTCATTGGGGGAGCTTGAGGGACCGGATCCCGACAAACCAGAAGGACCGATACAAAACAGACCGAAACCGAAAGATCCCAAGCCTGAAGCGGGCCTTTCCGAAAGTCATGCGGAAGTACATGAATCAAA CACTGATGTCGAAACAGAACAACAGCACGTAGAAACACCACAATGA